The genomic DNA CGCGTACAACGTGCAGGCCGCCCTGCGGATCCGGGGTGCGCTCGACGAGGACCGGGTCCGCCGGGCGCTGCGCTCCGTGGTGGAACGGCACGATGTGCTGCGGTCCACCTTCGCGGACACCCCGGCGGGCCCCCGGCGGCTCGTCGGGGCGGCGGAGTCGGTCACCCTCCGGGTGCGGGACGCACCGGCCGCCCCGGACGACACCGTGATCGTCAAGGCGGTCCGGGAGTTCGGGGACACCCCGTTCGACCTGACGGGCGAGGGCACCTGCCGGGCCCTGCTGCTGCGCCTGGCGCCGGACGACGCGGTGCTGGTGGTCTCCACCCACCACATCGTCACCGACGCCACCTCCCAGTGGCTGCTGCTCCAGGAGCTGCTGGACGCCTACGCGGCGGACGGCGCCGAGCCGCCGGCCCCGCTGAAGCGCGGGTACGACGACTACGTCACCCAGGAACAGGAGCTGCTGGCCGGGCCGCGCCGCGAGAGACTCCAGGAGTTCTGGCGGGAGTTCACCGCGTGCGCGGCCGCCGCCGAGCTGCTGCCCGACCGGCCGCGCGGCGAGGACCGGCCCGGTGTGTTCAACGGGGCCACCTGCGAACTGCGTATCCCCGACGCCCTGGTGCCCCGGCTGCGCGAGAGCGCCAGACGGTCCGGCGTCACCGGATTCGCCCTGCTGCTCAGCGTCTTCCAGACCCTCGTCCACCGCTACACGGGCCGGAGCGACTTCCTCATCGGCTGCCCGACCACCACCCGCAGCGGCCCCGGCATGCGCCAGGTCGTCGGGTACCTGGTCAACACCCTGGTGCTGCCGGCCCGGTTCACGGCCACCACGACCTTCGAGGAGGCGGCCCGCCAGGCGCAGCGCCAGGTCATGTCGGCGATGAAGCACATCGGCTACCCGTACGCCCTGCTCGCCGGGGAGGACCGGTACGGCAGCCGGAACCCGCCGGTGCGCATGGCCTTCACGATGGTGGCGCCGAGCCGGCTGGAGCCGCTGCTCCAGCAGGTCACCGAGGCGGCGGCGCGGGGCACCCGCACGGAGTACGCCGGGCTGAGCGTCGGCCTGGTCGATGTGCCGCAGCTGGAGGGCCAGTTCGACATCTCGGTGGAGATGCGGCAGAGCGCCTCCTCCCTCACCGCGGTGTTCCGGTACGCGACGGACCTGTTCGACGAGGGCACCGTCAGAAAGCTCCTGGACCACTACGTCCATCTGCTCACCGCCGCCGTCGACGACCTCGCCCGGCCCGTGTCGGAGCCCGTCCTGGTCGACACCGGCGAACTGGACGCGCTGCTGGCGCTGGGGGCGGCCGATGACTGGTGACCGCGTCCCCGTTGCCCGTCGCCCGTACCGCCCTTCCCAGCCCACTCCGTATCCAGGGGGTTCCATGTCCCAGCACCACCAGCTCATGCGGTCTCCGAGCGCCACCGCACGCATCCGCGAGAACGCGCTGGCCACTCCGGACGAGCCCGCGGTGATCTTCGTCCGCGATCCGTCCTCCCCGGACGGCGCCGAGACCTGGTCCTACGCGCGGCTGGACCACGAGGCCCGCAAGGTGGCCGGCTGGCTCCAGGCGCGGTACGCGCCGGGCGACCGGGTGCTGCTGCTGTACCCCGAGAGCCTGGAGTTCGCCGCCGCGTTCGTCGGCTGCCTGTACGCCGGAATGGTCGCCATCCCGTCCTCGCTGCCGGGCCAGTACAGCCACCAGCGGCGCCGGGTGGACTCCATCGTCGAGAACGCCGCCGTCTCGGCCATCCTCACCAGCGGGGCGGCGGCCCCCTCGGTGCTGGACTGGGCCGGCTCGGACACGGCCGCCGGCATCGACTGCGCCGTCACGGACGGTCCCGCGTTCACCGACGCCCACGCGGCCGCCTGGCGCATGCCGGAGGCGGACCACGACAGCCTGGCGCTGCTCCAGTACACCTCCGGATCGACCTCCACCCCCAAGGGCGTGATGGTCAACCAGGGGAACCTGCTGCACAATTCGCAGATCCTCAGCGAGGCGTTCGGGCTGGACCGCACCACCCGTTTCGGTTCCTGGATCCCGCAGTACCACGACATGGGACTGCTCGCGATCCTGCTGCCACCGCTGCTGCTGGGCGGCTCCTGCGTGCTGATGAGCCCGACCACGTTCCTGAAGCGGCCGCACTGGTGGCTCCGGATGATCGACACGTACGACATCACCTGGTCGGCCGCGCCGAACTTCGCCTACGAGCTGTGCGTACGCCAGGTCACCGACGAGCAGCTGTCCCAACTGGACCTGTCGCGCTGGCGGTTCGCCGCCAATGGCTCGGAACCGGTGCAGGCCTCCACCCTGACCGCCTTCGCCAAGCGCTTCGCCCCGGCGGGCTTCCGCGGCGACACCATGGCCCCGTGCTACGGCATGGCCGAGGCGACGGTGTTCATCTCCGGCACCGGCCCGCGCGAGCTGGCCGTCAGCCACATCGACGAGGAGCGGCTGGAGCGCCACGAGTTCCACCCGGTGAGCCTCGCCGAGGCCGGCCGCGACGTCGTCAGCTGCGGCGCGGCGGCCGCCTACGACGTACGGGTGGTCGACCCGGCCACCCGCGAGGTGCTGCCCGCGGGCCGGATCGGGGAGATCTGGCTGCGCGGCCCGAGCGTCGCCCAGGGCTACTGGGGCCGCGAGGACGTCACCCGCGAGACCTTCCGGGTGGAGACCGCGGACGGGGACGGCGGCTATGTCCGGAGCGGTGACCTGGGGACGGTCCACGAGGGCGAGATCTATGTCACCGGACGCATCAAGGAACTGCTCATCCTGCGCGGCCGGAACATCTACCCGCAGGACGTCGAGCACTTCCTCCGGGTGGAGGAGGACGAGCTGGTGGGCCTGTTCGGCGCGGCCTTCGTCGTCCCCGTCCAGCAGCCCGACGGTGGTGTGGAGGAGCAGCTGGTCGTGGCCCACGAGGTCCGCGGCGGCATCGGCCAGGACGGCCTCGCTGGGCTGGCCGGCCGGATCAAGGCCCACATCGCGCGCGGGTTCAGCGTGCGGCCGGGGGCCGTCGTGCTGGTCCGGCGCGGTGGCATCCTGCGTACCACGAGCGGCAAGATCCAGCGTGCCGCGATCCGCGCGACCTTCCTGAACGGCGAGCTGGAGAGCCGCTACCTGGACGTGAACGACCAGGTCGGCCTGCTGCTCGCCGGGGCCCGGGAGGCCCGCGCGGCCGCCTGAGGGAGCTGACACACGCGAAGGGCGGGCCCGGGGCGACCGGGCCCGCCCTTCGCGTGCGCGTGCGCGCTCAGTGGTGTTCGAGGCTCCGCAGCACCAGACCGGTGGGCGGCTTCGGCCCGAACGACGTCGATTTGCGCGGCATCGTGACCCCCTCACCGGCGAGCAGCCGGACGACCTCCTCCCGCACCGGGTGGAGCAGGACCGCCGTGCCGCCCAGCCGGTGCGCCCGCTCGGCCGCCTCGCGGGCGTCGTGGACGTAGGCGATGTCCGCCGGGGCGTCGGGGATCCTCCACAGATGGTCGAGCAGGGTGGCGTGCAGGACCGCGGCGTCCAGCGCCCGCCAGGCCGGGGGCCGGTCCTCGGGGAGCGTACGGGCGAGCAGGTCCGGGTCGGGCCGGTCGACGAGGTGGAAGTCGGTGCCGCCGGTGAGCAGGAAGGCGTTGCCGTACCGGGCGGCCTCGGCCAGCACCTCCAGGGCGGCGGGCAGGGAGGCCGCGACCCGCCGGACCCGGAAGGGGCCCTCGACCGCCGCCAGCGCCTCGGC from Streptomyces sp. NBC_00654 includes the following:
- a CDS encoding fatty acyl-AMP ligase translates to MSQHHQLMRSPSATARIRENALATPDEPAVIFVRDPSSPDGAETWSYARLDHEARKVAGWLQARYAPGDRVLLLYPESLEFAAAFVGCLYAGMVAIPSSLPGQYSHQRRRVDSIVENAAVSAILTSGAAAPSVLDWAGSDTAAGIDCAVTDGPAFTDAHAAAWRMPEADHDSLALLQYTSGSTSTPKGVMVNQGNLLHNSQILSEAFGLDRTTRFGSWIPQYHDMGLLAILLPPLLLGGSCVLMSPTTFLKRPHWWLRMIDTYDITWSAAPNFAYELCVRQVTDEQLSQLDLSRWRFAANGSEPVQASTLTAFAKRFAPAGFRGDTMAPCYGMAEATVFISGTGPRELAVSHIDEERLERHEFHPVSLAEAGRDVVSCGAAAAYDVRVVDPATREVLPAGRIGEIWLRGPSVAQGYWGREDVTRETFRVETADGDGGYVRSGDLGTVHEGEIYVTGRIKELLILRGRNIYPQDVEHFLRVEEDELVGLFGAAFVVPVQQPDGGVEEQLVVAHEVRGGIGQDGLAGLAGRIKAHIARGFSVRPGAVVLVRRGGILRTTSGKIQRAAIRATFLNGELESRYLDVNDQVGLLLAGAREARAAA
- a CDS encoding condensation domain-containing protein, with protein sequence MAETGRGARALSVGQEALWFLYWMAPESPAYNVQAALRIRGALDEDRVRRALRSVVERHDVLRSTFADTPAGPRRLVGAAESVTLRVRDAPAAPDDTVIVKAVREFGDTPFDLTGEGTCRALLLRLAPDDAVLVVSTHHIVTDATSQWLLLQELLDAYAADGAEPPAPLKRGYDDYVTQEQELLAGPRRERLQEFWREFTACAAAAELLPDRPRGEDRPGVFNGATCELRIPDALVPRLRESARRSGVTGFALLLSVFQTLVHRYTGRSDFLIGCPTTTRSGPGMRQVVGYLVNTLVLPARFTATTTFEEAARQAQRQVMSAMKHIGYPYALLAGEDRYGSRNPPVRMAFTMVAPSRLEPLLQQVTEAAARGTRTEYAGLSVGLVDVPQLEGQFDISVEMRQSASSLTAVFRYATDLFDEGTVRKLLDHYVHLLTAAVDDLARPVSEPVLVDTGELDALLALGAADDW